The Lewinellaceae bacterium DNA window CTTCTCCGTCGACAAATGGTGCATCCATCGATACGTGGCGTGCAGCCACACCCAGTGTTGTTTCAACCTCTTCGGTGGGGATCTCCAGCATGTTAGCCAGTTCTTCAACCGATGGTTCGCGCTCAAACTCCTGCTCCAATTCTGAAAAAGCGCGGTTGATCTTATTCAATGAGCCAACTTTGTTCAGCGGCAGGCGGACAATCCTCGATTGCTCGGCCAATGCCTGGAGAATGGACTGGCGAATCCACCAAACGGCGTAGGAGATAAATTTAAATCCGCGGGTTTCATCAAATCGCTGAGCTGCCTTGATCAGGCCAAGATTGCCTTCATTGATCAGGTCAGACAGGGAAAGTCCCTGATTCTGATATTGCTTGGCTACCGAAACGACGAAACGAAGATTGGCTTTCGTAAGGCGCTCAAGGGCAAGTTGATCACCCTGCTTAATACGCTTAGCCAAATCTACTTCCTCTTCCGGCGTCAGCAGGTCTACCTTACCAATCTCCTGCAAGTACTTTTCCAATGATTGACTCTCGCGATTGGTAATAGACTTTGTAATCTTTAATTGTCTCATGCAATGCCTGTTTTAGGATTTATGTACGATCTCAATATTCGTCCTATACAAAGAAGATAGGGTGATCTTTGGTAAACTGTCTTGTGTTATAAAAAAGTTCTGATTGGAATTCAACGCACAAAGGTAAGACTTTTAACGATACGTAACAAGCTATATAGACGCGACAAACTCCACCCAAGTCACACAAAATCAAGTCTAATAATTCGTTTTTTACCAAAAAAGTTCAAATGCCCCTGAAAAAATCAAATCACGCATTTTCCTTGTGATTTGGCAAAAATATTTATATTCCGCGCCAAACCGCGCATATCCGGTTATATTGAATGAAACGAATCAAATACGAACTTGAGTTTATTTTTCGCGCCTCGCCGGCCATCGTCTATAAGTTCCTGACTGCTCCATCCTGTCTGATCAGGTGGTTTTGTGATGGTGTAGACATCAATGGTGAAATCTATAGCTTTGAGTGGCAGGGCTTTGGAGAGGATGCTTACATGATCGATGACATCGAGGAGGAACGCATTCGCTTCCAATGGATGGAAAGTGACTATCCCGATGAATACTTTGAATTCCGCATGTATAAATCACCCATTACTGAAGAGACCATCCTGGAGATCACCGACTTTTGTGATGAATCCGAACTGGAAGACCAGAAAGCACTCTGGGCCAGTCAGGTCACCAAGCTCCGCAAGGAAACGGGCGGTTAAATGGTTGGTCTGGATTTGAGATGCCGGATTTAAGATTTAAGATTTGAGATTTAAGATTTGAGATTTAAGATTTGAGATTTAAGATTTGAGATTTGAGATTTTGAACTCGTTCCGGTGATTTACTTACTCGGTCTAACTCTGGAATCCTGTAACACCCACCACCGTCGTATACTTAAAGGAGGGCTTCTTGTCCGGATAGACGTGATTGAACGCAAACTGGCACATGATGGCTGCTTCGTGGAAACCACACAGGATCAGTTTCAGCTTTCCGGGATAAGTGTTGATGTCCCCCACCGCATAAATACCCGGCACATTGGTGCTGTAATCCATAGTATTTACTTCAATCGCGTTGCGACTGATGTTTAAGCCCCAATCTGCTATCGGCCCCAGTTCCGGAGAAAGGCCAAACAAAGGAATGAAATAATCGACGGCTAACTGTTCCTCCCCCGTTTCAGTGACGAGCGTAACCTCACTCAGATGACCTTCCCCTTTCAGGGTGGTGATCTGAGCTTGTTTGACCAGC harbors:
- a CDS encoding RNA polymerase sigma factor RpoD/SigA — its product is MRQLKITKSITNRESQSLEKYLQEIGKVDLLTPEEEVDLAKRIKQGDQLALERLTKANLRFVVSVAKQYQNQGLSLSDLINEGNLGLIKAAQRFDETRGFKFISYAVWWIRQSILQALAEQSRIVRLPLNKVGSLNKINRAFSELEQEFEREPSVEELANMLEIPTEEVETTLGVAARHVSMDAPFVDGEDNSLLDVLENDNTPGTDQHLEYDESLRQEIERSLSTLTDRQCDVIKLYFGIGVEHPMSLEDIGEKFGLTRERVRQIKDKAINKLRSASRSKLLKHYLGA
- a CDS encoding activator of HSP90 ATPase 1 family protein; amino-acid sequence: MKRIKYELEFIFRASPAIVYKFLTAPSCLIRWFCDGVDINGEIYSFEWQGFGEDAYMIDDIEEERIRFQWMESDYPDEYFEFRMYKSPITEETILEITDFCDESELEDQKALWASQVTKLRKETGG